In Macaca fascicularis isolate 582-1 chromosome X, T2T-MFA8v1.1, one DNA window encodes the following:
- the HCFC1 gene encoding host cell factor 1 isoform X2, whose translation MASAVSPANSPAVLLQPRWKRVVGWSGPVPRPRHGHRAVAIKELIVVFGGGNEGIVDELHVYNTATNQWFIPAVRGDIPPGCAAYGFVCDGTRLLVFGGMVEYGKYSNDLYELQASRWEWKRLKAKTPKNGPPPCPRLGHSFSLVGNKCYLFGGLANDSEDPKNNIPRYLNDLYILELRPGSGVVAWDIPITYGVLPPPRESHTAVVYTEKDNKKSKLVIYGGMSGCRLGDLWTLDIDTLTWNKPSLSGVAPLPRSLHSATTIGNKMYVFGGWVPLVMDDVKVATHEKEWKCTNTLACLNLDTMAWETILMDTLEDNIPRARAGHCAVAINTRLYIWSGRDGYRKAWNNQVCCKDLWYLETEKPPPPARVQLVRANTNSLEVSWGAVATADSYLLQLQKYDIPATAATATSPTPNPVPSVPANPPKSPAPAAAAPAVQPLTQVGITLLPQAAPAPPTTTTIQVLPTVPGSSISVPTAARTQGVPAVLKVTGPQATTGTPLVTMRPTSQAGKAPVTVTSLPAGVRMVVPTQSAQGTVIGSSPQMSGMAALAAAAAATQKIPPSSAPTVLSVPAGTTIVKTMAVTPGTTTLPATVKVASSPVMVSNPATRMLKTAAAQVGTSVSSATNTSTRPIITVHKSGTVTVAQQAQVVTTVVGGVTKTITLVKSPISVPGGSALISNLGKVMSVVQTKPVQTSAVTGQASTGPVTQIIQTKGPLPAGTILKLVTSADGKPTTIITTTQASGAGTKPTILGISSVSPSTTKPGTTTIIKTIPMSAIITQAGATGAAGAALTEPVFPGPPLSHPGVTSSPGIKSPITIITTKVMTSGTGAPAKIITAVPKIATGHGQQGVTQVVLKGAPGQPGTILRTVPMGGVRLVTPVTVSAVKPAVTTLVVKGTTGVTTLGTVTGTVSTSLAGAGGHSTSASLATPITTLGTIATLSSQVINPTAITVSAAQTTLTAAGGLTTPTITMQPVSQPTQVTLITAPSGVEAQPVHDLPVSILASPTTEQPTATVTIADSGQGDVQPGTVTLVCSNPPCETHETGTTNTATTTVVANLGGHPQPTQVQFVCDRQEAAASLVTSTVGQQNGSVVRVCSNPPCETHETGTTNTATTATSNMAGQHGCSNPPCETHETGTTNTATTAMSSVGANHQRDARRACAAGTPAVIRISVATGALEAAQGSKPQCQTRQTSTTSTTMTVMATGAPCSAGPLLGPSMAREPGGRGPAFVQLAPLSSKVRLSSPGSKDLPAGRHSHVANTTAMARSSMGAGEPRTAPACESLQGGSPSTTVTVTALEALLCPSATVTQVCSNPPCETHETGTTNTATTSNAGSAQRVCSNPPCETHETGTTHTATTATSNGGTGQPEGGQQPPAGHPCETHQTTSTGTTMSVSMGALLPDATSSHRTLESGLEVAAAPSVTPQAGTALLAPFPTQRVCSNPPCETHETGTTHTATTVTSNMSSNQDPPPAASDQGEVESTQGDSVNITSSSAITTTVSSTLTRAVTTVTQSTPVPGPSVPKISSMTETAPRALTTEVPIPAKITVTIANTETSDMPFSAVDILQPPEELQVSPGPRQQLPPRQLLQSASTALMGESTEVLSASQTPELPAAVDLSSTGEPSSGQESASSAVVATVVVQPPPPVQSEVDQLSLPQELMAEAQAGTTTLMVTGLTPEELAVTAAAEAAAQAAATEEAQALAIQAVLQAAQQAVMGTGEPMDTSEAAATVTQAELGHLSAEGQEGQATTIPIVLTQQELAALVQQQQLQEAQAQQQHHHLPTEALAPADSLNDPAIESNCLNELAGTVPSTVALLPSTATESLAPSNTFVAPQPVVVASPAKLQAAATLTEVANGIESLGVVSRKPDLPPPPSKAPMKKENQWFDVGVIKGTNVMVTHYFLPPDDAVPSDDDSGTVPDYNQLKKQELQPGTAYKFRVAGINACGRGPFSEISAFKTCLPGFPGAPCAIKISKSPDGAHLTWEPPSVTSGKIIEYSVYLAIQSSQAGGELKSSTPAQLAFMRVYCGPSPSCLVQSSSLSNAHIDYTTKPAIIFRIAARNEKGYGPATQVRWLQETSKDSSGTKPANKRPMSSPEMKSAPKKSKADGQ comes from the exons ATGGCTTCGGCCGTGTCGCCCGCCAACTCGCCAGCGGTGCTCCTGCAGCCCCGCTGGAAGCGAGTGGTGGGCTGGTCGGGTCCGGTGCCGCGGCCCCGCCACGGCCACCGCGCCGTGGCCATCAAGGAGCTCATCGTGGTGTTTGGCGGCGGCAACGAGGGAATAGTGGACGAACTGCACGTGTACAACACGG cAACCAACCAGTGGTTCATCCCAGCCGTGAGGGGGGACATTCCCCCTGGGTGTGCAGCCTATGGCTTCGTGTGTGACGGGACTCGCCTCCTGGTGTTTGGCGGGATGGTGGAGTATGGAAAATACAGCAATGACCTCTACGAGCTCCAG GCGAGCCGGTGGGAGTGGAAGAGACTCAAAGCAAAGACGCCCAAAAACGGGCCCCCTCCATGTCCTCGGCTCGGGCACAGCTTCTCCCTCGTGGGCAACAAATGCTACCTGTTTGGGGGTCTGGCCAATGATAGCGAGGACCCAAAGAACAACATTCCGAG GTACCTGAATGACTTATATATCCTGGAATTACGGCCAGGCTCCGGAGTGGTAGCCTGGGATATCCCCATCACTTATGGGGTCCTACCACCACCCCGGGAGTCACATACTGCCGTGGTCTACACCGAGAAAGACAACAAGAAGTCCAAGCTGGTGATCTACGGCGGGATGAGTGGCTGCAGGCTGGGGGACCTGTGGACCCTAGATATTG ACACACTGACGTGGAATAAGCCCAGTCTCAGCGGGGTGGCGCCTCTTCCTCGCAGTCTCCACTCGGCAACCACCATCGGAAATAA AATGTACGTGTTTGGTGGCTGGGTGCCTCTCGTCATGGATGACGTCAAAGTGGCCACACACGAGAAGGAGTGGAAGTGTACCAACACGCTGGCTTGTCTCAACCTGG ATACCATGGCCTGGGAGACGATCCTGATGGATACACTGGAGGACAACATCCCCCGCGCTCGGGCTGGCCACTGCGCAGTCGCCATCAACACTCGCTTGTACATTTGGAGTGGGCGTGACGGCTACCGCAAGGCCTGGAACAACCAGGTCTGCTGCAAGGACCTCTGGTACCTAGAGACAG AaaagccaccacccccagcccgaGTACAGCTGGTACGCGCCAACACCAACTCCCTGGAGGTGAGCTGGGGGGCAGTGGCAACAGCCGACAGCTACCTTCTCCAGCTCCAGAAATATGACATTCCTGCCACGGCCGCTACTGCCACCTCCCCTACGCCCAATCCGGTCCCATCTGTGCCTGCCAACCCTCCCAAGAGCCCTGCCCCAGCAGCAGCCGCACCTGCTGTGCAGCCGCTGACCCAAGTAGGCATCACGCTCCTGCCCCAGGCTGCCCCTGCGCCCCcgaccaccaccaccatccaggTCTTGCCGACGGTGCCTGGCAGCTCCATTTCTGTGCCCACTGCAGCCAGGACTCAAG GTGTCCCTGCTGTTCTCAAAGTGACCGGTCCTCAGGCTACAACAGGAACTCCATTGGTCACCATGCGACCTACCAGCCAGGCCGGGAAAGCCCCTGTCACCGTGACCTCCCTGCCTGCTGGAGTGCGGATGGTTGTGCCAACGCAGAGTGCCCAGGGGACG GTGATTGGCAGTAGCCCACAGATGAGTGGGATGGCCGCACTGGCCGCTGCGGCTGCTGCCACCCAGAAGATCCCCCCTTCCTCGGCACCCACGGTGCTGAGTGTCCCAGCGGGCACCACCATCGTGAAGACCATGGCTGTGACACCTGGCACTACCACCCTCCCAGCCACTGTGAAGGTGGCCTCCTCGCCAGTCATG GTGAGCAACCCTGCCACTCGCATGCTGAAGACTGCAGCTGCCCAGGTGGGGACATCGGTTTCCTCCGCCACCAACACGTCTACCCGCCCTATCATCACAGTGCACAAGTCAGGCACTGTGACAGTGGCCCAGCAAGCCCAGGTGGTGACCACAGTCGTGGGCGGGGTCACCAAGACCATCACCCTGGTGAAGAGCCCCATCTCTGTCCCAGGAGGCAGCGCTCTG ATTTCCAATCTGGGCAAAGTGATGTCGGTGGTCCAGACCAAACCAGTTCAGACTTCAGCAGTCACAGGCCAGGCGTCCACGGGTCCTGTGACTCAGATCATCCAG ACCAAAGGGCCTCTGCCAGCGGGAACAATCCTGAAGCTGGTGACCTCAGCAGATGGCAagcccaccaccatcatcactaccacgcAGGCCAGTGGGGCGGGGACCAAGCCCACCATCCTGGGCATCAGTAGCGTCTCCCCCAGTACCACCAAGCCCGGCACAACCACCATCATCAAAACCATCCCCATGTCGGCCATCATCACCCAGGCGGGCGCCACCG GGGCAGCAGGGGCAGCCCTCACAGAACCTGTGTTCCCTGGGCCCCCACTCTCCCATCCAGGTGTGACCAGCAGTCCTGGCATCAAGTcccccatcaccatcatcaccaccaagGTGATGACTTCAGGAACTGGAGCACCTGCCAAAATCATCACTGCTGTCCCCAAAATTGCCACTGGTCATGGGCAGCAGGGAGTGACGCAG GTGGTGCTTAAGGGGGCCCCGGGACAGCCAGGCACCATTCTCCGCACTGTGCCCATGGGGGGTGTTCGCCTAGTCACACCCGTCACCGTCTCCGCTGTCAAGCCAGCTGTCACCACGTTGGTTGTGAAAGGCACCACAG GTGTCACGACCCTAGGCACAGTGACAGGCACGGTCTCCACCAGCCTTGCCGGGGCAGGGGGCCACAGCACCAGTGCTTCCCTGGCCACGCCCATCACCACCTTGGGCACCATCGCCACCCTCTCAAGCCAGGTGATCAACCCCACTGCCATCACTGTGTCTGCCGCACAGACCACGCTGACAGCGGCAGGCGGGCTCACGACCCCAACCATCACCATGCAG CCCGTGTCCCAGCCCACCCAGGTAACTCTGATCACGGCACCCAGTGGGGTGGAGGCTCAGCCTGTGCACGACCTCCCTGTGTCCATTCTGGCCTCCCCGACTACAGAACAGCCCACTGCCACAGTCACCATTGCCGACTCAGGCCAGGGTGATGTGCAGCCTGGCACTGTCACCTTGGTGTGCTCCAACCCACCCTGTGAGACCCACGAGACTGGCACCACCAACACAGCAACCACCACTGTTGTGGCTAACCTTGGGGGACACCCCCAGCCCACCCAAGTGCAGTTCGTCTGTGACAGACAGGAGGCAGCTGCTTCTCTTGTGACCTCGACTGTGGGGCAGCAGAATGGTAGTGTGGTTCGAGTCTGCTCAAACCCACCCTGCGAGACCCATGAGACGGGCACCACCAACACCGCCACCACCGCCACCTCCAACATGGCCGGGCAGCATGGCTGCTCAAACCCACCCTGCGAGACCCATGAGACAGGCACCACCAACACTGCCACTACAGCCATGTCAAGTGTCGGCGCCAACCACCAGCGAGATGCCCGTCGGGCCTGTGCAGCCGGCACCCCTGCCGTGATCCGGATCAGTGTGGCCACTGGGGCGCTGGAGGCAGCTCAGGGCTCTAAGCCCCAGTGCCAAACCCGCCAGACCAGCACGACCAGCACCACCATGACTGTGATGGCCACCGGGGCCCCGTGCTCGGCCGGCCCACTCCTTGGGCCAAGCATGGCACGGGAACCTGGGGGCCGTGGCCCTGCTTTTGTGCAGTTGGCCCCTCTGAGTAGCAAAGTCAGGCTGAGCAGCCCAGGCAGCAAGGACCTGCCCGCGGGGCGCCACAGCCATGTGGCCAACACCACTGCCATGGCCCGTTCCAGCATGGGTGCTGGGGAGCCCCGCACGGCACCTGCGTGCGAGAGCCTCCAGGGTGGCTCGCCTAGCACCACAGTGACTGTGACGGCCCTGGAGGCACTGCTGTGCCCCTCGGCCACCGTGACCCAAGTCTGCTCCAACCCACCATGTGAGACCCACGAGACAGGCACCACCAACACCGCCACTACCTCGAATGCAGGCAGCGCCCAGAGGGTGTGCTCCAACCCACCATGCGAAACCCACGAGACAGGCACCACCCACACGGCCACCACCGCCACTTCAAACGGGGGCACGGGCCAGCCCGAGGGTGGGCAACAGCCCCCTGCTGGTCACCCCTGTGAGACACACCAGACCACTTCCACCGGCACCACCATGTCAGTCAGCATGGGCGCCCTACTTCCCGACGCCACTTCTTCCCACAGGACCCTGGAGTCTGGTCTGGAGGTGGCGGCGGCGCCCAGCGTCACCCCCCAGGCTGGCACCGCACTGCTGGCTCCTTTCCCAACGCAGAGGGTGTGCTCCAACCCCCCCTGTGAGACCCACGAGACGGGCACCACTCACACGGCCACCACTGTCACTTCCAACATGAGCTCAAACCAAG ACCCCCCACCCGCTGCCAGCGATCAGGGAGAGGTGGAGAGCACCCAGGGCGACAGCGTGAACATCACCAGCTCCAGTGCCATCACAACAACTGTGTCCTCCACACTGACGCGGGCTGTGACCACTGTGACGCAGTCCACGCCGGTCCCGGGCCCCTCCGTGCCG AAGATTTCATCAATGACTGAGACTGCCCCAAGGGCTCTGACTACTGAAGTCCCCATCCCGGCCAAAATAACAGTGACCATAGCCAACACAGAAACTTCTGACATGCCCTTCTCTGCTGTTGACATCCTGCAGCCCCCAGAGGAACTCCAGGTGTCACCAGGGCCTCGCCAGCAGCTGCCGCCACGGCAGCTTCTACAGTCGGCTTCCACAGCCCTGATGGGGGAGTCCACTGAGGTCCTGTCAGCCTCCCAGACCCCTGAGCTCCCAGCCGCCGTGGATCTGAGCAGCACAGGGGAGCCATCTTCGGGCCAGGAGTCTGCCAGCTCTGCGGTGGTGGCCACTGTGGTGGTCCAGCCACCCCCACCTGTGCAGTCTGAAGTAGACCAGTTATCACTTCCCCAAGAGTTAATGGCCGAGGCCCAAGCCGGCACCACCACCCTCATGGTAACGGGGCTCACCCCTGAGGAGCTGGCAGTGACTGCCGCTGCAGAAGCAGCCGCCCAGGCCGCAGCCACGGAGGAAGCCCAGGCCCTGGCCATCCAGGCGGTGCTCCAGGCCGCACAGCAGGCCGTCATGG GCACTGGCGAGCCTATGGACACCTCTGAGGCAGCAGCAACCGTGACGCAGGCAGAGCTGGGGCACCTGTCAGCCGAGGGTCAGGAGGGCCAGGCCACCACCATCCCTATTGTGCTGACACAGCAGGAGCTGGCTGCCCtggtgcagcagcagcagctacaggaggcccaggcccagcagcagcatcaccaccTCCCCACTGAGGCCCTGGCCCCTGCCGACAGTCTCAACGACCCGGCCATTGAGAGCAACTGCCTCAATGAGCTGGCCGGCACAGTCCCCAGCACTGTGGCGCTGCTGCCCTCAACGGCCACTGAGA GCCTGGCCCCATCCAACACATTTGTGGCCCCCCAGCCGGTTGTGGTGGCCAGCCCAGCCAAGCTGCAGGCTGCAGCTACCCTGACTGAAGTGGCCAATGGCATCGAGTCCCTGGGTGTGGTGAGTCGG AAGCCGGACCTGCCACCCCCACCCAGCAAAGCCCCCATGAAGAAGGAGAACCAGTGGTTTGATGTAGGGGTCATTAAGGGCACCAATGTAATGGTGACACACTATTTCCTGCCACCAGATGATGCTGTCCCATCAGAC GATGATTCGGGCACCGTCCCCGACTATAACCAGCTGAAGAAGCAGGAGCTGCAGCCAGGCACAGCCTATAAGTTTCGTGTTGCCGGAATCAATGCCTGTGGCCGGGGGCCCTTCAGCGAAATCTCAGCCTTTAAGACGTGTCTGCCTGGTTTCCCAGGGGCCCCTTGTGCCATTAAAATCAGCAAA AGTCCGGACGGTGCTCACCTCACCTGGGAGCCACCCTCTGTGACCTCCGGCAAGATCATCGAGTACTCGGTGTACCTGGCCATCCAGAGCTCACAGGCTGGGGGCGAGCTCAAGAGCTCCACCCCGGCCCAGCTGGCCTTCATGCGGGTGTACTGCgggcccagcccctcctgcctGGTGCAGTCCTCCAGCCTCTCCAACGCCCACATCGACTATACCACCAAGCCCGCCATCATCTTCCGCATCGCCGCCCGCAATGAGAAGGGCTATGGCCCAGCCACACAAGTGAGGTGGCTGCAGG aAACCAGTAAAGACAGCTCTGGCACCAAGCCGGCCAACAAGCGGCCCATGTCCTCTCCAGAAAT GAAATCTGCTCCAAAGAAATCTAAGGCCGATGGTCAGTGA